One Halovivax ruber XH-70 genomic region harbors:
- the citE gene encoding L-malyl-CoA/beta-methylmalyl-CoA lyase, with amino-acid sequence MTTTDTTRLCRSFQTAPAAVPKADTAKYLRSGLTAEGFEAPDWLVPDLEDGTAPSMKDEALENTVDLLGTHDFAGECWPRIEWSDTSAELRERGRDQIETLVREVDEHVDGVVVPKVGGIEDFDRVCRTLADVRETYDVPQDEIGLAIILETAQARSALREIAHRAADTPLSAIVFGPVDYTAQLGGRDVGSGRPRWDGTLEALSIETSANDLLAIGGPFDELFTTRAGVTAYRAEAYAEQVELEAHLGLDGSWSLHPKQTVQANHVHMPLPDELERALDRIERATAALDDGTGAVSIDGQMIDEATIKNFRNTVSLVRAIDDRAPQQTASRYDEELLAHARDIDLASP; translated from the coding sequence ATGACGACCACCGACACGACACGACTCTGTCGAAGTTTCCAGACCGCCCCGGCCGCCGTCCCGAAGGCCGATACGGCGAAGTACCTGCGTTCGGGACTCACCGCCGAGGGGTTCGAGGCACCCGACTGGCTCGTCCCCGACCTCGAGGACGGCACGGCACCCTCGATGAAAGACGAGGCGCTCGAGAACACGGTCGACCTGCTGGGAACCCACGATTTCGCCGGTGAGTGCTGGCCACGAATCGAGTGGAGCGACACGAGCGCCGAACTGCGAGAACGCGGTCGCGATCAGATCGAGACCCTGGTACGCGAGGTCGACGAGCACGTCGACGGTGTCGTCGTCCCGAAAGTCGGCGGGATCGAGGATTTCGACCGCGTGTGTCGGACCCTCGCGGACGTGCGCGAGACGTACGACGTTCCCCAGGACGAGATCGGACTCGCGATTATTCTCGAAACCGCACAGGCACGATCAGCACTTCGAGAGATCGCCCATCGCGCGGCTGACACACCACTTTCGGCCATCGTCTTCGGTCCCGTCGACTACACCGCCCAGCTCGGCGGGCGGGACGTCGGATCCGGTCGCCCTCGATGGGATGGGACGCTCGAAGCACTCTCGATAGAGACGAGCGCGAATGATCTCCTCGCGATCGGCGGCCCCTTCGACGAACTGTTCACGACGCGCGCGGGCGTCACTGCCTATCGCGCCGAGGCGTACGCCGAACAGGTCGAACTCGAGGCCCACCTCGGTCTCGACGGCTCCTGGTCCTTGCACCCGAAGCAGACGGTCCAGGCCAACCACGTCCACATGCCGCTCCCCGACGAACTCGAACGCGCCCTCGATCGAATCGAGCGCGCGACGGCCGCTCTGGATGATGGAACGGGGGCCGTATCGATCGACGGCCAGATGATCGACGAGGCGACGATCAAGAACTTCCGCAACACGGTCTCGCTCGTCAGAGCGATAGACGACCGAGCGCCCCAGCAGACGGCCAGCAGGTACGACGAGGAACTCCTCGCCCACGCTCGAGACATCGATCTCGCCAGTCCGTAG
- the mch gene encoding 2-methylfumaryl-CoA hydratase, producing the protein MTDWTDPETFGHVLDHSETLETGHYAEFFDEGDVIEHDPGLVLSQWGTELWTSQTLNHDPTYWRTDRAADADFDERPIHPDYLLAATLGITVEDLSEKGGYFLGRTNGRFHRDVYPGTELRVESEVLSVEESGSRPSYAIVTWRTTGLDAETGEPLCSYDRTNMIPRREPARVTDGGPASADEASGAEEAEGGAEAEEGEAKKEGEREEEGADIPSGPFVAPEGPHFEDFVATLETATDHDGVAAYRHERGRTIDDVTVATLPLSTLNTAKQHHNVDAMADAPSGDIVAYGDVSRSIALGHARSDEATYRDLGFDDERFHTFVTPGDTIYGFTRVLETVELSSTDGSTPSPLSAFDGEIPADRAGLVRFQHIAFNQRDEPVYSGRRLAAIQTRP; encoded by the coding sequence ATGACTGACTGGACGGATCCGGAAACGTTCGGTCACGTCCTCGACCACAGTGAGACGCTGGAAACCGGCCACTACGCGGAGTTCTTCGACGAAGGTGACGTCATCGAACACGACCCTGGGCTCGTCCTCTCACAGTGGGGCACCGAACTGTGGACGAGTCAAACGCTGAATCACGATCCAACGTACTGGCGGACAGACCGAGCCGCAGACGCGGATTTTGACGAGCGCCCGATCCATCCGGATTACCTGCTCGCCGCGACGCTGGGGATCACCGTCGAAGATCTGAGTGAGAAGGGCGGGTACTTCCTCGGGCGGACGAACGGGCGATTCCATCGCGACGTCTACCCAGGTACCGAACTCCGGGTCGAGAGCGAGGTACTGTCGGTCGAGGAGTCGGGATCCCGTCCGTCGTATGCGATCGTCACCTGGCGAACGACGGGGCTCGATGCGGAGACGGGCGAACCACTCTGTTCGTACGACCGGACCAACATGATTCCGCGGCGAGAACCCGCCCGCGTCACCGATGGCGGCCCAGCGTCGGCCGACGAGGCTAGCGGAGCGGAGGAAGCGGAAGGAGGAGCGGAGGCGGAAGAGGGAGAAGCGAAAAAAGAGGGCGAAAGGGAAGAGGAGGGTGCGGATATCCCGAGTGGCCCGTTCGTCGCTCCCGAGGGACCTCACTTCGAAGATTTCGTCGCCACACTCGAAACGGCCACCGATCACGACGGCGTCGCGGCCTACCGACACGAACGCGGGCGAACGATCGACGACGTGACCGTCGCGACGTTGCCACTCTCGACCCTCAACACCGCCAAGCAGCACCACAACGTGGACGCGATGGCCGACGCCCCGTCGGGCGATATCGTCGCCTACGGCGACGTGTCCAGATCGATCGCCCTCGGACACGCCCGGTCGGACGAGGCGACCTACCGCGACCTCGGGTTCGACGACGAACGGTTCCACACCTTCGTCACGCCGGGAGACACGATCTACGGGTTCACCCGGGTGCTCGAGACGGTCGAACTGTCCTCGACGGACGGATCGACTCCGAGCCCTCTCTCCGCGTTCGACGGCGAGATACCCGCAGATAGGGCTGGCCTCGTCAGATTCCAGCACATCGCGTTCAATCAGCGAGACGAACCGGTCTACTCGGGTCGACGACTCGCGGCAATCCAGACCAGACCGTAG
- a CDS encoding methylaspartate ammonia-lyase gives MQIESVVATPGVSGFYFDDQAAIAQGASRDGFVYEGDPVTAGFDRVRQPGESLVVTLALSDGSTVRGDCAAVQYSGAGGRDPLFQAAEYVDLVEGPIADELRGRDAAAFAANTATIESLSPDGDRLHTAVRYGLSQALLAAAARAERTTMTDVVADAVDTTPATQPIPVFGQSGDDRYANAEKMLLSGVPVLPHGLFNTREKVGPSGDGLLEYVEWLRARTDELGPSGYEPTYHLDVYGTIGDLFGPPFDRDRVIEYFGDLEDAAAPSDIQIEGPMDAGSREAQLSAMAELREGLADAGVDVDIVADEWCNTLADVKAFVDAGAADVVQVKTPDLGGLQRSAAAVTYCDGTDTRAYLGGTCNETATSARATAHVALATDAAQVLAKPGMGFDEGYMLVENEMRRTVAVRRHAKSGVPADD, from the coding sequence ATGCAGATTGAATCAGTCGTCGCCACGCCCGGCGTCTCCGGATTCTACTTCGACGACCAGGCAGCGATCGCCCAGGGCGCCAGTCGTGACGGATTCGTCTACGAGGGCGACCCCGTCACGGCAGGCTTCGATCGGGTTCGCCAGCCGGGTGAATCCCTCGTCGTGACGCTCGCCCTCTCGGACGGCTCGACCGTCCGTGGCGATTGCGCTGCCGTACAGTACAGCGGCGCCGGCGGACGCGATCCGTTGTTCCAGGCTGCGGAGTACGTCGACCTCGTCGAGGGACCGATCGCCGACGAACTTCGCGGTAGGGACGCCGCAGCCTTCGCCGCGAACACGGCGACAATCGAATCACTGTCGCCCGACGGTGACCGACTCCATACGGCAGTGAGATATGGCCTCTCACAGGCACTGCTCGCCGCTGCAGCCCGCGCTGAGCGCACGACGATGACGGACGTCGTCGCGGACGCGGTCGACACGACACCGGCGACCCAGCCGATTCCAGTGTTCGGACAATCCGGCGACGACCGGTACGCGAACGCGGAGAAGATGCTCCTCTCCGGCGTTCCGGTTCTCCCGCACGGACTCTTCAACACCCGCGAAAAAGTCGGCCCGTCCGGTGACGGACTTCTCGAGTACGTCGAGTGGCTCCGTGCCCGAACTGACGAGCTCGGTCCGTCGGGGTACGAACCAACGTACCACCTCGACGTCTACGGGACGATCGGCGACCTGTTCGGACCACCGTTCGATCGTGATCGGGTGATCGAGTACTTCGGTGATCTCGAGGACGCAGCTGCGCCCTCCGATATTCAGATCGAAGGGCCGATGGACGCCGGCAGTCGCGAGGCACAACTCTCGGCGATGGCCGAACTCCGGGAGGGGCTCGCCGACGCCGGTGTCGATGTCGACATCGTCGCCGACGAGTGGTGTAACACTCTGGCGGACGTGAAGGCGTTCGTCGACGCCGGTGCCGCCGACGTGGTGCAGGTCAAGACGCCAGATCTCGGTGGGCTCCAGCGGAGTGCAGCAGCCGTGACGTACTGCGACGGGACGGACACGCGCGCCTATCTCGGCGGTACGTGCAACGAGACTGCGACCTCGGCTCGCGCGACAGCTCACGTCGCGCTCGCCACCGACGCCGCCCAGGTCCTCGCCAAACCCGGGATGGGGTTCGACGAGGGCTACATGCTCGTCGAGAACGAGATGCGTCGAACCGTCGCGGTTCGCCGTCACGCGAAATCGGGGGTGCCGGCCGATGACTGA
- a CDS encoding methylaspartate mutase subunit E yields the protein MVRDEQLSSDGLATIDEAVRAEWPTGEAATVDDAIAFHEGLPPSKEFATVLESATEPLLQPRAGVARLDEQIELLTYLEETGEADLLPTTIDSYTRDNEYGKARTGLEKTRESDADALNGFPAVNHGVDGCRTLVESVDGPIEVRHGTPDARLLAAVTLAGGFQSFEGGPISYNIPYTKRGDLATTIEHWQYVDRLAGVYTERGVRINREPFGPLTGTLVPPSIAIAIMIVEGLLAATQGVRSLTLGYGQVGNVVQDVAALRALRALGEEYLPNEVCVTTVFHEWMGGFPPDEARANGVIGLGALTAAIARPDKVITKSPQEFQGVPTKEANAAGLRTTRQLLDMAMEQRLDIDGVESEQDLIERETRSLLEAVFEHGEGDVARGAVRAFETGALDVPFAPSESAKGACLPARDDDGRVRLFDFGDLAFDDEIKEIHAARLERRAETEDRSTSFHMVADDVDAISNGRLIGRPSESSRSGGVSDAD from the coding sequence ATGGTTCGCGACGAGCAACTTTCGTCGGACGGACTCGCCACGATAGACGAGGCGGTTCGTGCCGAGTGGCCAACGGGCGAGGCGGCCACCGTCGACGATGCCATCGCATTCCACGAGGGGCTTCCCCCTTCGAAGGAGTTCGCGACCGTTCTCGAGTCCGCCACCGAGCCGCTGTTGCAACCACGGGCCGGGGTGGCCAGGCTCGACGAGCAGATCGAACTTCTCACGTACTTAGAAGAGACCGGTGAGGCCGATCTCTTGCCGACGACGATCGACTCCTACACGCGCGATAACGAGTACGGGAAGGCACGGACGGGACTGGAGAAGACACGCGAATCCGACGCCGACGCGTTGAACGGCTTTCCGGCCGTCAATCACGGCGTCGACGGGTGTCGCACGCTGGTCGAGTCCGTCGACGGGCCGATCGAAGTCCGCCACGGGACACCGGATGCGCGCTTGCTCGCGGCGGTCACACTCGCTGGCGGCTTCCAGAGCTTCGAGGGGGGCCCGATTTCGTACAACATTCCGTACACCAAGCGCGGCGACCTGGCGACGACGATCGAACACTGGCAGTACGTCGATCGGCTCGCTGGCGTGTACACCGAACGCGGGGTCCGAATCAATCGCGAGCCCTTCGGACCGTTGACCGGGACGCTCGTCCCCCCGTCCATCGCGATCGCGATCATGATCGTCGAGGGGTTGCTCGCAGCGACGCAGGGCGTCCGCTCGCTGACGCTGGGATACGGACAGGTCGGAAACGTCGTCCAGGACGTCGCCGCATTGCGGGCCCTGCGCGCGCTGGGCGAGGAGTACCTCCCGAACGAAGTGTGCGTGACGACTGTCTTCCACGAGTGGATGGGTGGATTCCCACCCGACGAGGCCCGGGCGAACGGCGTCATCGGGCTGGGAGCGCTCACGGCGGCGATCGCACGTCCGGACAAGGTGATCACCAAGTCGCCCCAGGAGTTCCAGGGCGTGCCGACGAAGGAGGCAAACGCCGCGGGACTGCGGACGACGCGACAACTACTCGATATGGCGATGGAACAACGACTCGACATCGATGGCGTCGAGTCCGAACAGGACCTGATCGAACGGGAGACACGATCGCTCCTCGAGGCGGTCTTCGAACACGGCGAGGGCGACGTAGCCCGCGGTGCCGTGCGCGCGTTCGAAACAGGTGCGCTCGACGTTCCCTTTGCGCCGAGCGAGAGCGCGAAAGGGGCCTGCCTCCCGGCGCGCGACGACGACGGTCGCGTTCGACTGTTCGACTTCGGCGACCTGGCCTTCGACGACGAGATCAAGGAGATCCACGCCGCACGGCTCGAACGACGCGCCGAGACCGAGGATCGATCGACCTCGTTCCACATGGTCGCCGACGACGTCGACGCGATCAGTAACGGTCGCCTCATCGGGCGTCCGTCAGAGTCCAGCCGGTCTGGTGGGGTGTCGGATGCAGATTGA
- the glmS gene encoding methylaspartate mutase subunit S: protein MPTTVVLGVIGSDAHVVGVTILERALDAAGFEVVNLGVQTEQAEFVAAATDHDADAILVSSLYGHAEQDCTGFHDHLENAGVDAVTYIGGNLAVGQDDFAQTRATFESLGFDRVFDPETDPTEAINALRRDLNLTTEPDRLRVTS from the coding sequence ATGCCGACAACAGTCGTCCTCGGGGTGATCGGCTCCGACGCGCACGTGGTTGGCGTCACGATACTCGAACGAGCGCTCGACGCAGCTGGGTTCGAGGTGGTCAACCTCGGCGTCCAGACCGAGCAGGCGGAGTTCGTGGCGGCCGCGACAGACCACGACGCGGACGCGATCCTCGTCTCGTCGCTGTACGGGCACGCCGAACAGGACTGCACCGGGTTCCACGACCACCTCGAGAACGCTGGCGTCGACGCGGTCACCTACATCGGTGGCAACCTCGCCGTCGGCCAGGACGACTTCGCTCAGACGCGTGCGACATTCGAGTCGCTCGGGTTCGATCGCGTCTTCGATCCGGAGACGGATCCGACGGAGGCGATCAACGCCCTTCGGCGCGACCTGAACCTCACGACGGAACCCGATCGCCTCCGGGTGACCTCCTGA
- the mct gene encoding succinyl-CoA:mesaconate CoA-transferase, with amino-acid sequence MGALSDVRVLDLTQVLAGPYCTMLLADMGADVVKIERPGGDLIRSNPPYVDDPDAEPYGGYFQSVNRGKRSIELDLAGDDRDTFLDLVESADVVVENYRAGTMESFDLSYERLAEHNPELIYASIRGFGDPRTGKTDRQGQPAFDIIAQALGGVMEITGEADGPPMKVGPGIGDLFTATLNCIGILGALHHRDRTGEGQYVDTAMYDSMLSMTERAIYLQSYEGEAPTRCGNAHPTLFPYNAYEVADGYVVVSAFGTNHWRAFCAAIDRPGLAEEYATPAARLKHRESLYDEIAAWMREHETADVIDRLEGDVPVAPVQDTEAIFADDHVHDRDMLYEVEQPGADESVRIAGSAIKMSETNPEPRGRAPILDEHREEILAELAAQEQAIDE; translated from the coding sequence ATGGGAGCACTCTCGGACGTGCGCGTGCTGGACCTGACGCAGGTGCTTGCAGGGCCGTACTGTACGATGTTACTCGCCGACATGGGTGCCGATGTCGTCAAGATCGAACGGCCGGGCGGCGATCTCATCCGATCCAATCCGCCGTACGTCGACGATCCGGACGCCGAACCCTACGGTGGCTACTTCCAGAGCGTCAATCGCGGCAAACGAAGTATCGAACTCGACCTCGCCGGGGACGACCGCGACACGTTCCTGGACCTCGTCGAATCGGCCGACGTCGTCGTCGAGAACTACCGCGCGGGCACGATGGAGTCGTTCGATCTGTCGTACGAACGACTCGCCGAACACAATCCCGAACTGATCTACGCGTCGATCCGTGGCTTCGGCGATCCGCGAACGGGCAAGACAGATCGCCAAGGGCAGCCAGCGTTCGACATCATCGCGCAGGCACTCGGCGGCGTGATGGAGATCACGGGCGAGGCCGACGGGCCACCGATGAAGGTCGGTCCCGGCATCGGGGACCTGTTCACGGCGACGCTCAACTGCATCGGCATCCTCGGCGCGCTCCACCACCGCGACCGGACCGGTGAGGGCCAATACGTCGACACGGCGATGTACGACTCGATGCTCAGTATGACCGAGCGCGCGATCTACCTCCAGTCCTACGAGGGCGAGGCGCCGACTCGCTGTGGCAACGCCCATCCGACACTCTTCCCGTACAATGCCTACGAGGTCGCGGACGGCTACGTCGTGGTCTCCGCGTTCGGCACCAACCACTGGCGGGCGTTCTGTGCGGCCATCGACAGGCCTGGCCTCGCCGAGGAGTATGCGACCCCAGCCGCTCGCCTGAAACACCGTGAGTCTCTCTACGACGAGATCGCCGCCTGGATGCGCGAGCACGAGACGGCCGACGTCATCGACCGGCTCGAGGGTGACGTTCCAGTCGCTCCCGTCCAGGACACCGAAGCCATCTTCGCCGACGACCACGTCCACGATCGAGACATGCTCTACGAGGTCGAACAACCCGGTGCAGACGAGTCCGTTCGCATCGCCGGCAGCGCGATCAAGATGAGCGAGACGAATCCCGAACCCCGGGGACGCGCCCCGATTCTCGACGAACACCGTGAGGAGATCCTGGCCGAACTCGCCGCACAGGAACAGGCTATCGACGAGTGA
- a CDS encoding DUF5785 family protein, translated as MDWPHDPDGEDGSEGGRKYDMAVIAKKVDEDEDFPLDRDEFVAEHGDEPIRINHRRVVALADIFEHVEPDEFETIVDMHKAVGDAMRSGDFWEYHPKGANPEHNPA; from the coding sequence ATGGACTGGCCGCACGACCCCGACGGCGAGGACGGAAGCGAGGGCGGTCGCAAGTACGATATGGCCGTCATCGCCAAGAAAGTCGACGAAGACGAAGACTTCCCGCTCGACCGAGACGAGTTCGTTGCCGAACACGGTGACGAACCGATCCGAATCAACCACCGTCGTGTCGTCGCACTCGCCGACATCTTCGAGCACGTCGAACCCGACGAGTTCGAGACGATCGTCGATATGCACAAAGCCGTCGGCGACGCGATGCGTTCCGGTGACTTCTGGGAGTACCACCCGAAAGGAGCGAACCCGGAACACAATCCTGCGTAA
- a CDS encoding GTP cyclohydrolase III gives MTNTQVTLLQIDNYGPWTVTPEPRREADLQTLQSRLYADVSQFVGARDGYVFFTRFDNMVGVTNGLDIDDHRLLQESINNRYPVTVSLGIATGQTPIQALSDATALIQDAGSAQDADRRNVLDGRIVDDAHRTESDVQIAHFDVVDATGEYTDELNAFDSFIEIEQGYAELMRYMRSAHDSLSFFVGGDNIIAVCPTLDRAAYEDAIDHVESAVGVELRVGVGRGNTAHVAGMDAKHALEHCRATGSILDLAWE, from the coding sequence GTGACGAACACGCAGGTGACACTCCTTCAGATCGACAACTACGGGCCGTGGACGGTCACGCCCGAACCGCGCCGCGAAGCGGATCTCCAGACCTTACAGTCCCGCCTCTACGCCGACGTCTCGCAGTTCGTCGGCGCCCGGGACGGCTACGTGTTCTTCACCCGCTTCGACAACATGGTCGGCGTGACGAACGGGCTCGACATCGACGACCACCGGTTGCTTCAGGAGTCGATAAACAACCGGTACCCGGTGACCGTCAGCCTCGGTATCGCAACCGGTCAGACGCCGATCCAGGCGCTCTCCGACGCGACAGCGCTCATTCAGGACGCCGGCAGTGCCCAAGACGCTGACCGTCGGAACGTGCTCGATGGGCGGATCGTCGACGACGCTCATCGAACCGAATCGGACGTCCAGATCGCCCACTTCGACGTCGTCGACGCCACCGGCGAGTACACGGACGAACTCAACGCCTTCGACAGCTTCATCGAGATCGAGCAGGGGTACGCCGAACTGATGCGATACATGCGCTCGGCCCACGACAGCCTCTCGTTCTTCGTCGGCGGCGACAACATCATCGCTGTCTGTCCAACGCTCGATCGAGCAGCCTACGAGGACGCCATCGACCACGTCGAGTCGGCAGTCGGCGTCGAGTTACGCGTCGGTGTCGGGCGGGGGAACACCGCACACGTCGCCGGAATGGACGCAAAACACGCGCTCGAACACTGTCGAGCAACTGGATCGATCCTCGATCTCGCGTGGGAATAG
- a CDS encoding CBS domain-containing protein: protein MEPEVSVKDVLTTSYVGVSESDSVRGAVELMRTERAGSVLVVRGSSAIGIMTEWDVLGVVEDGTDPSTVTVGSVMSSPVISIPPDHSLTDAADVMARDEIRNLVVEDGDGIVGVLTQRDVITAAGSFTGATAIDEAELRTMATPESGAVQAAANGGTEYTTQSICEVCGSLADSLWERNGQLVCTDCRSV from the coding sequence ATGGAACCGGAGGTGTCGGTCAAAGACGTTCTGACGACGTCCTACGTGGGCGTCAGTGAGTCCGATAGCGTTCGCGGTGCTGTCGAACTCATGCGAACCGAGCGAGCGGGTTCGGTGCTGGTGGTCCGCGGATCGAGTGCGATCGGAATCATGACAGAGTGGGACGTCCTGGGCGTCGTCGAAGACGGAACCGATCCGTCGACCGTGACCGTCGGATCCGTAATGTCGTCACCGGTGATCTCGATCCCGCCGGATCACTCGCTCACCGACGCCGCGGACGTCATGGCGCGTGACGAGATCAGAAATCTGGTCGTCGAGGACGGCGACGGGATCGTCGGCGTGTTGACCCAGCGAGACGTCATCACCGCGGCGGGCTCGTTTACCGGTGCGACGGCCATCGACGAGGCCGAACTCCGAACGATGGCGACGCCCGAGTCGGGCGCGGTCCAGGCAGCAGCGAACGGCGGAACCGAGTACACCACCCAGAGTATCTGTGAAGTCTGTGGATCGCTTGCCGATTCACTCTGGGAACGAAACGGACAACTCGTCTGTACCGATTGCCGGTCGGTCTGA